In Nocardioides daphniae, the DNA window GAGGCCGCCAGCAGCATCAGTCCGATGCCGAGCAGCGCGGGCAGGTCGAGCGCCACGACGAGCCCGAAGCAGAGGGCGGGGAGCAGCACCAGCTGGCAGGCCAGCGCGATCACGGCGGCCCGCGGCTGCTTGCCGACCCGCTTGAAGTCGTTCACGGTGAGGTCGAGCCCGAGCCCGAACATGATGATGCCGAGGGCGATGGGCAGACCGATGGTCGTGAGCGCTGAGTCCATGGCGACGCACCCTAGGGTGACGTGGGTCACTTCGGGAAGGGGCGGCCACCCCTCGGACATGCCGGACGGCGGCGTGTGCGACAGTGTCGGCCCGCGCGGGGACCGACGTCCCGGTGCCGAAGGGGGGACTCGAACCCCCACGCCCTGGAGCACAGGAACCTAAATCCTGCGTGTCTGCCAATTCCACCACTCCGGCCTGAGGAGAAAGTCTAGGTATGCCAGCCACTCAGTCCCGCACAGGGATGTCGATCGAGTTCCGTGGCCTCACCAAGTCGTTCGGGGGAGTGCAGGCTGTCCAGGACCTCAGCTTCGACGTGGCTCCTGGCCGCGTCACCGGCTTCCTCGGCCCCAATGGCTCGGGCAAGACCACGACACTGCGCATGCTGCTCGGCCTCGTCACGCCCGACGCCGGCACCGCGCTCGTCGGGGGACGTGCGTACGCCGACCACCCGCACCCGGGCCGCGTGGTCGGCGCCTCGCTCGAGGCGAGCTTCCACCCCGGCCGCACGGCGCGCGCCCACCTGCGTACGTTGTCGCCCCACGTCGGGGTCGGTGACGCCCGCGTCGACGAGGTGCTCGCCCAGGTCGGGCTGAGCGCCGCGGCCGAGCGCAAGGTCGGTGGCTTCAGCCTCGGCATGCGCCAGCGCCTGGCGCTGGCCACCACGCTGCTGGCCGACCCCGGCGTGCTGGTGCTCGACGAGCCGGCCAACGGCCTCGACCCCGCCGGCATCATCTGGCTGCGCGATCTGCTCCGCTTCCTGGCGAGCGAGGGACGCACCGTCCTGGTCTCCTCCCACGTGCTGGCCGAGGTGCAGGCCACCGTCGACGACGTCGTCGTCATCGCCGAGGGCCGGCTCGTCCACGCCTCCAGCCTGGCGGAGATGGTCCACCTGGCCGACTCGCACGTGCGCCTGGCCGGCCCCGACCTCGCCGCCCTGGCCAGTGCAGCCCAGCAGCACGGCTGGAGCGTCGACCGCCACGGCGACCACCTCCGCGTACGCGGTGCCCGCGCCGCCGAGGTCGGCTCCGCCGCGTTCGCCGCCGGTCAGGTCGTCCACGAGCTCACCGACGTGGGCGCGAACCTCGAGGAGACCTTCCTGGAGCTGGTCGCCCGCGGGGCAGCCGGCACGGCCGGTGCGGAGGTGGCGGCATGAGTGCCTGGAAGGCGTCGCTGACCTCGGAGCTGCGCAAGTCGACCTCGACCTCGCTGTGGTGGATCCTCGCCGGGGGTGCGTTCCTCTACCTCGGCTTCATGGGTGCGCTGATGGGCTTCGCCGCGTCGGTGCCCGTCGAGGAGGGCGGCCTTGGCGGCGACGCGATGGACCCGGTCGCGCTGGTGAAGTCCGTCTACTCGCTCCCGGCGGCCATGGGCTACGTCTTCCCGCTGGTCCTCGGGGCGCTGGCGATCACCGGCGAGATCCGCCACCGCACCCTGACCTCCAGCCTGGTGGCCGACCCCAGCCGCACGCGCCTGCTGGTCAGTAAGGTGGTCGTGCAGGGTGGCTTCGGCGCCCTGATCGGCGCCTGCAGCGTCGTCGGCGTCGCGCTGGGGGCCGTGCTTGCGTTCGCCGCCACCGGCACCGACCCGCTCCTCGGCTCCGCCGAGGTGTGGCAGACGTTCGGGCTGACCGTGCTGGCACTCTGGCTGTGGGGCATGGTCGGTGTCGGCTTCGGCGCGCTGGTCACCAACCAGGTCGCCTCGATCGTGATGATCCTGGCGTTCACCCAGCTCATCGAGCCGATCCTGCGACTCGCCCTGGCTGCGGGCGGTGACGTCACCTCGGCGATCTCGCTCTACCTCCCGGGCGCAGCCGCCGAGGCGCTGGTCGGTGCCAGCATCTACACCGCCATCGGCGCTGCCGACCTGCTGCCGCAGTGGGCCGGCGGACTGGTGCTGCTGGCCTACGCAGCGCTCTTCGCCCTGCTCGGGCGGGTCACGACGCTGCGCCGCGACCTGACCTGACCTGCGTACGCCCGGGGCACGGGCCGTCAGTCGAGCGCGAGGTCCCGACGCAGCTTGGCGACGTGGCCGGTGGCCTTGACGTTGTACTGCGCGACCTCGACCTTGCCCTCGGGGTCGACGACCACGGTCGAGCGGATCACGCCCTCGACGACCTTGCCGTAGCTTCTTCTCGCCGAAGGCGCCGTAGGCGGTCAGCGTCTCCTTCGTCGGGTCGGAGAGCAGGGTGATGGTGAGGCCGTCGCGCTCACGGAACTTGGCGAGCTTCTCGGGCTTGTCGGGGGAGATGCCGACGACCTCGTAGCCGGCGGCCTTGAGGGAGTCGAGCGAGTCGGTGAAGTCGCAGGCCTGCTTCGTGCAGCCCGGTGTCATGGCGGCCGGGTAGAAGTAGACGATGACGCGGCGGCCCGCGAAGTCGGACAGCGAGACCTGCTCGCCGGTGTCCGAGGTGAGGGTGAAGGCGGGGGCGGTGTCGCCGGCGGCGAGGCGGTTGCTCACGGAGGTCTCCTGGGGTCGCAGGGGCGGCGGCCGGTCCGGCCGGGCACGAGGGGAGGCTACCGCTCCGGTGGAGGGCGTGCTCGCCCCTGCTGCCTGCCCTGTCGCCGCCACCGACCGGTTGGTAACCTGCCGGGGTGACCAATGACGTTGCCGCCCTTGAGCGGGAGATCGAGCAGACTCGCGAGCGCCTGGCCGACACCTTGGACCAGCTTCTCTACCGGGCCCACCCGAAGACCATCGTCAGCCGAGAGGTCACCACGCTCAAGTCGCACTTCGTCGACCTGGACACCGGTGCCCCGCGCACCGACAACATCCTCAAGGCCGCCGCGGGCGTGGCGGGGTTCGTCGTGCTCTTCGCGGTGATCCGCAAGATCGCTCGTGACTGACCCTTCCCTCGCCTCCGGGGGCTTCAAGGCCCCGATCAAGATGTTGCACGACCGACTCCTCGTCCAGGCGGACGAGGAGGCAGGTGAGCGTCGTTCGTCCGGCGGGATCGTGATCCCGGCGACGGCTGCGCTCGGCGCCCGGCGCCTCAGCTGGTCGAAGGTCGTCGCCGTCGGCCCGCAGGCGCGCGCCGTCCAGGTGGGCGACCGCGTCCTCTTCGACGCCGAGGACAAGGCCGAGGTCGAGGTGCACGGCGAGGTGTACGTCGTCATGCGCGAGCGTGACGTGCACGCGGTGGCCTCCGAGCGCCTCGAGGGCGGCTCGACCGGCCTCTACCTCTGAGGCGCCCTGGCCGGTCCCTGCCGAGCCGATCCCTGCCGAGCCGGTTCAGGTGGGCAGGTAGACGCGGAACGTCGTCCCGACGTTGACCCGTGAGGCGACCTCGACCTGGCCGCCGTGGCTCTCCACGATGGAGCGCACGATCGACAGGCCCAGGCCGGTGCCCTGGATGTGCTTCTCCTGGGAGACGGAGGAGCGGAAGAACTGCGAGAAGAGCCGGTCCAGGTCTTCCTCGGGGATGCCGTAGCCGGTGTCGGAGACCTCGATGATCGCCCAGGTCCCCTCCTGAGTGAGGCGGACCGCGACCCGACCCAGCGGCGGCGTGAACTTCACGGCGTTGGACATCAGGTTGACCAGGACCCGTTCGAGCTTCTCCGCCTCGCCGGTCACCGTGACCGGGTAGGGCGGGAGGTCCATCTCCAGGCTGACCTCGGCCGAGCGCAGGCGCGGCAGGATGGCCTGCTCGCCGGCCCGCACCACCGCGACCAGGTCGACGGGGTTCTGGGCGATCTCCATCTTCTCGGCCCGGAGCCGGGAGAGGTCGAGGAGGTCGTCGATCAGGGAGAGGAGGCGTCGACCGTTGTCGCCGATGCGCACGGTGGCCTCGCTCTGGTCGGGGGAGAGGCGCCCGAAGTCACCGTCCTCGAGCATCTCGGTGTAGCCGATGATGTTGGTGATCGGCGTGCGCAGCTCGTGGCTGACCGTCGAGACGAAGGCGTCCTTGACCCGGTCGACCTCGCGCATCTCCTCCAGCGCGCTGCGCTCGGCCTCGAGCGCCTCGAAGACGGTGTTGAGCTTCCGCTCCGCGACCTGGTCGGCCTTGGCCAACGCCTCGCGACGGCTCTCGGCGCGGGCGCGGGCGCTGCTGATGTTGAGCGCGACGACCGCCACCGAGCAGGTGATCAGGAAGATCTGCACGTAGACCATCTGCAGGTCGTCCGGGAGGTTGCGGTCGTGCGTGGCGCCGACGTACGGGCCCTTGCCCATGGCGGTGAAGTGGGTGATGACCAGGCGCACCACGATGAGCTGGAGCAGCGTCTCCAGCAGCGACAGGCGCAGGCCGGCCCACATCAGCAGCACCAGGACGACGTACGGGAACTCGGTCGTGAACGAGGTCGCGAAGATCGTCAGCGTCGCGGTCACCAGCAGCGTCCACTGGGCCGCACGCTCCGGCCAGGTGGCCAACGAGGGGGCGTCGCGCCCGCGCATGGCCAGGGGCAGCCAGAGGATCAGGGAGGCCGTCATGTCGACGAAGGAGCCGGCGATGAGGGCGGCGACCTCGTCGACCCCGCTCAGGGCACCCACCAGTCCGATGGGCACCGCGACGATGAGGCCGCCGAGGTTGGCCGCGACGACGACGCGGAGCAGGTCGAACTCCGTCCGCATGCGCAGCTCGCCCTGCGACTCGCGCAGCACCCGCAGGGCGGCCAGCGCGGCAGCCACGCCGGAGAGGCCGAAGGTCAGCGCGAGGGGGAGGGACGCCGAACTGCCACAGGCTCACCGAGGTCGCCACGACGGCGACGGCGGCCAGGGCGAGGCGAGCCGTCCCCTGGACCATCAGCAGGGCCACGGCGACCAGTCCCAACGGGTACAGGCCCATGCCGGCACCCCCCGGGGCCGCGGAAGCGTCCGCGAACGCTCCCAGCAGGGTGCAGGCGAACAGCAGCAGCAGGCCCTTTCCTGCTCGGGACATCCAGGTCCTCCCCACGTGAGATGTCGCTGCGCCATTGTCACAGGGTTGACCTCGCCACGCCCGAGGAATGGACGAGTTGCTCGTCCGTGCCCGTGGGACAGGACGCGCGCGAGAACGTCTTGACCCTGTTACAAGCCGTTAACCGGCACCCGCGTCTAACAAGCAGTTGGTGAAACATCAATGAAACGGACGGTTCGTAGCGTCTGACCCCCACCTGCGGCTCCCCCCCCAGCCGTCCTTGACCGGCGGCACCGCAGGTGGAGAAGGAGGACCCCCGTGATCACCCGTGCCCGAGGCAGGCTCGCGTTCTCGCTGAGTACTGCCGCGCTCCTGGCCGTCCCCCTGTTGGCGGCCCTGCCCGCCGCCAACGCCGCCCCCAGCGGCGACGGCTGGTCCGTCACCGCCGCGCCCGGCGGCTACCAGGTCACCGTCGACCTGGACAAGCCCCTGCCGATGCGCTCCGACGCCCCCACACTGGTCGTGGACGGGACCACCCTCGGTCTCGCCACCGAGTCCGAGGACGGCTCCAGCCTGAGCGTCTTCACCACCGATCCCTCGGTGCTGGAGGCCGACGAGGTCGAGGCGGGCTGGGCCAGCCAGTCCTTCGACGCCACGTCCCCCGACAGCACCGTGGTCGAGGTGCCTGACGCCGCCAGCATCAAGGCGCTCGGCGTCGACCCCGACGAGCACGGTTCCTTCGCGTGGACCGAGTCGATCTACAAGTTCGGCGACGAGGCCATCGACCTGGCCAACATCGCGGCGTCCGCGGCGAGCTCGAGGGCAAGGTCTACCTGCCCAGGACCGGCGGCGCCCGCCCCGTGGTGATGCTGCTGCACGGGCGTCACACGTCCTGCTACGGCACGGGCCCGACGCACAACAACCGCTGGCCCTGCGCCACCGCGCCCGACAACGAGCTGCGGATGTCCATCCCCAGCTACGCGGGCTACGACAACCTGGCCCAAGCCCTGGCCAGCCACGGCTACGCCGTCGTCTCGGTCTCGGCCAACGCCATCAACTCCAACGACAACCAGCTCGCCGCCGACCGCGGTGCGGTCGCCCGCGGCCAGCTGATGCTCGACACCCTCGAGATGCTGCGCAAGGCCAACGCCGGCGAGGCCGTCTCCTTCACCGACACATGGACCGGTGACACGCTCGACCTCGACGCCGCGCTCACCGAGGGGGCACGGTCGTACGAGCTGCGCCGCGAGGGCTTCATCACCGGTGCGCCGGACCTCGACGCCGTGCGTGCCGCCGACTTCGAGGGCCGCTTCGACTTCTCCAACATCGGCATGATGGGCCACTCGCGTGGTGGTGAGGGCGTCACCGCCGCCGCCACCCTCAACCAGAGCCTCGACAAGCCGTGGGAGATCACCTCGATCCTGCCGCTCGCCCCGGTCGACTTCGGTCGCATGACCGTGCCGAACGTGCCGATGAACGTGGTGCTGCCCTACTGCGACGGCGACGTCTCCAACCAGCAGGGCCAGCACATGCTGGACGACTCCCGCTACGCGTTCGGTGACGACGTGCTCCGCTCCGCCACCTGGATGATGGGCACGAACCACAACTTCTACAACACCGCGTGGACGCCGGGCCTGTACCGCTACAGCGTCTCCGACGACTGGAGCAACTCCGCCGCGCGTCGTACCGACCCGACCTGTGGCACCGACCCATCGGTCGCCTCGACCTCGATCCGGATCAGCGCCGCCGACCAGTACGCCCTCGGCAGCGACTACATGACCGCGTGGTTCCGCCTCACCATGGGCGGCGAGAAGACCTTCCTCCCGATGTTCGACGGCACCGGCGTGCTCCCGCAGAGCGCGAAGGGCGCGGACGTCCGCACCGTCGCCACCGCTCCCTCGTCGGCGCGCAGCACGGTCGCCTCGTTCGAGAACGCCAGCACCCGGGTGACCCAGACCGCTCAGGCCAGCACCACCGTCTGCGCGAGCCTCGGCGGACGTACGGCCGGCACCGAGCTGCCCGCCTGCGCCACCACCCTGGCCAGCTCGCAGGTCCCGCACTGGACCCCCGCCACCAACGGCGGCAACGTCCCGGCCACCCCGGTGACCCGGATGACCTGGACCACCCAGGCCGGCGAGGTCCGGGTGGGCGTGGCCAAGGGCCAGCGTGACGCCTCGGCGTTCGACCGCCTCTCCGTCAAGATGGCCGCTGACGAGACCGTCGCCACCGCGACCGACCTGACGCTGAGCGTCATCGACGGCGAGGGGGAGCGGTACGACGCCCTCGTCAGCGAGCTCAACCCCTTCGCTCTGACCCGCCTGCCGGCCTCCTCGTCGTCGGCCGGGATCAACACCCTCAAGAAGGTCGTGCTCCAGCAGGTCAACGTGGAGGTCGCCGACCTGGCTGCCGCCGGTCTCGACGTCTCCGACCTGCGCGAGGTCCGCTTCAAGGCCGTGGACGCCGAGCCGGGCGCCGCCTACCTCTCCGACCTGGCCCTCGAGTCCTCGTCGGTCGGCACCGCCGACTCGAAGCCCATGCCGGTCATCGGCGTGTACGCCCCGAACGTCGAGGAGGGCAACGCTCCCGACTCCTACGAGCTCGCCGTCCACCTCGACGCCCCCGCGCCGAGCGCCGTCGTCGGCGACGTCTCGGTCCTGGGCTCCACGACCGGGCGGGCGGGCATCGCCACCCAGAAGGTCACCTTCGCCCCCGGCGAGACCTGCAAGGTCGTGAGCGTCGCCCTGCAGGGTGACCGTGCGGCCAGCGCCACCGCCACCACCCAGGTGACCTACAGCGTCATCAACACCCGCAACGCGGTGATGGGCGTCGAGGCCATCGGCTTCACCCAGGTCCGTGAGGACGACGGAGTCACCGGCTCCGCCGTCGAGGTCGCACCGTTCGGCAAGGCGGGCGACCCGTGCGCCGAGCTCGAGGCCGTCCGTGCCGGTGGCGTCCTCGACGTCGCCGACGAGGTCGCCCCGGGTGCCGACCTGACCGTGGGTCTGGCCGGCAACCGTGCCGGTGAGGCCGTCACCGTCACCGTCGACGGGTTCGAGCCCACCACCGTCGTCGCCGACGGCACGGGCGTGGCGAGCGCCACCGTCGCGGTCCCGGCCGACGCCGAGCGTGGCGAGGTCGCCGTGAGCGCCGTCGCTGCGGGCACCCGACGCACCGCCGAGGCGGTCGTCAACGTCCGTGACGCCAGCACCACCACGCTGGCGGTCAACCCCACGACCCCGAAGCTGGGGCAGAAGGTGACGCTCACCGCCACCGTCGCCGGTGGTGACACCGCCGGCACCGTCGAGTTCCTCGACGGCAAGAAGTCGCTCGGCACGGCTGCTGTGGCCTCCGGCCAGGCGACCCTGACGGTCAAGGGCTTCAAGGCCGGCGCCCACTCGCTGGTCGCGAAGTTCGGCGGCAGCGCGGTCACCTCGGCGTCGCAGTCCATCCCGGTCGAGTTCGTCCTGGGCAAGGGCGTCACCGCCACCAAGGTCGCCGGCCCGAAGAAGGTCGGCAAGGGCAAGAAGTACGTCATCCGCGTGGCCGTCACCGGCGCCGCAGGTGAGGAGAAGCTCACCGGCAAGGTCAAGGTCGTCGTGAAGGGCGCCAAGAAGGCGACCCGCACGGTCACCGTCAAGGCCAACGGCACCGCGACGCTCACCTTCGTGGCGCCGAACCGCAAGGGCAAGCTCCGCATCGTCGCCACCTACGTCGGTGCCGGCAGCTACAAGGCGAGCACCTCCACGGTGAAGGTGGTGAACGTCCGCTGACCGGGGCTGACACACTCCTGGGCTGACGCACACCAGGGCTGACACAGCAGAAGGGCGGGAGGTCGATGACCTCCCGCCCTTCTCGTCCGTACGCCATCAGGGACTCGAACCCCGAACCCGCTGATTAAGAGTCAGCTGCTCTGCCAATTGAGCTAATGGCGCCCGTGCCCCCGCGTGCGAGGGTGCGTCCAGCGTAGCCAGTGGGACCTCGCCAGCCAAGGGAGTTCGGGCCTGGGGGCAGGAGGCGGGCCGGCCGGGCAACGCAGAAGGCCCCGACCGGAACCGGTCGGGGCCTTCGTCTGTACGCCATCACGGACTCGAACCGCGAACCCGCTGATTAAGAGTCAGCTGCTCTGCCAATTGAGCTAATGGCGCCCGCTGCATCGGGTCTCCCCTCGCAACGAGAAGAACAGTAGCACCGGGGTCAGGGGCCGCCAAAATCGGGGGCCCGCGACTCGGGTGCGGTCCTCAGCGAGCCTCCAGGACCGCCTGCGCAGCGTTGTGCCCGCCCAGTCCGGAGACGGCTCCGCCGCGGCGCGCCCCCGAGCCGCACATCAGCACCGCGTCGTACGGCGTGGCCACGCCCCAGCGCTCCGCGGGCGTCTCGAGCTTGGCCCGGTTGGGCGCCCACGGCCAGTCCAGGTCGCCGTGGAAGATGTGCCCGCCCGGCATCGCGAGCTCGGCCTCCACGTCGTGCGGAAACTTCGCCTCCAGGCAGAGCTTGTCGTCGGCGTCGAGTGCCACGCAGTCGAGGATCGAGCCGGTCAGGTGCTCGTCGATGCTGGCGATCGCGCGCTGCACGGCGGTCACCCGGTTGGCCTCGCCGTCCGGGCCGGTGAAGAGTTCCTCGGGCATGTGCAGCCCGAAGTAGGTGAGCGTGTGCACGCCCATCGGCGCCAGGTCCTCGAGGATCGAGGGGTCGGTGAGGGAGTGGCAGTAGACCTCCCCGGGCGGACGCTGCGGGACCTCGCCGGCGAGCGCCTCCTCGTACGCGAGCTGCAGGTCGCACCAGCCCTCCGACAGGTGCATGGTGCCCGAGAAGGCGACCCTGGGGTCGACGCCCGAGCGCAGCATCGGCAGCCGCTCGAGCAGCAGGTTGAGCTTGAGCTGCGAGCCGGCCGGCTTCGCGGGACGGGTGGCCTCGTCGCCGAGCAGCCCCGCCATCGTCCACGGGGCGACGCCGGAGAGCACGTGGCGGGCGGTCGCGCCCTGCTCGCCCTCGGCGGTGCGCCACCGGACCTCGGCGCCGTGCGCGCCGGTGGAGACCGACGTGACC includes these proteins:
- a CDS encoding GroES family chaperonin, yielding MLHDRLLVQADEEAGERRSSGGIVIPATAALGARRLSWSKVVAVGPQARAVQVGDRVLFDAEDKAEVEVHGEVYVVMRERDVHAVASERLEGGSTGLYL
- a CDS encoding phytoene desaturase family protein, which gives rise to MVAPTLTQPLPRERDVAAAVAPSIWQDLVAQPLGRTITERFADDTVRGIVATDGLIGTFVSMDDASLAQNRCFLYHLMGNGTGEWRVPVGGMGAVTDALAKAAALAGATLVTGAEVTSVSTGAHGAEVRWRTAEGEQGATARHVLSGVAPWTMAGLLGDEATRPAKPAGSQLKLNLLLERLPMLRSGVDPRVAFSGTMHLSEGWCDLQLAYEEALAGEVPQRPPGEVYCHSLTDPSILEDLAPMGVHTLTYFGLHMPEELFTGPDGEANRVTAVQRAIASIDEHLTGSILDCVALDADDKLCLEAKFPHDVEAELAMPGGHIFHGDLDWPWAPNRAKLETPAERWGVATPYDAVLMCGSGARRGGAVSGLGGHNAAQAVLEAR
- a CDS encoding sensor histidine kinase, whose amino-acid sequence is MAAALAALRVLRESQGELRMRTEFDLLRVVVAANLGGLIVAVPIGLVGALSGVDEVAALIAGSFVDMTASLILWLPLAMRGRDAPSLATWPERAAQWTLLVTATLTIFATSFTTEFPYVVLVLLMWAGLRLSLLETLLQLIVVRLVITHFTAMGKGPYVGATHDRNLPDDLQMVYVQIFLITCSVAVVALNISSARARAESRREALAKADQVAERKLNTVFEALEAERSALEEMREVDRVKDAFVSTVSHELRTPITNIIGYTEMLEDGDFGRLSPDQSEATVRIGDNGRRLLSLIDDLLDLSRLRAEKMEIAQNPVDLVAVVRAGEQAILPRLRSAEVSLEMDLPPYPVTVTGEAEKLERVLVNLMSNAVKFTPPLGRVAVRLTQEGTWAIIEVSDTGYGIPEEDLDRLFSQFFRSSVSQEKHIQGTGLGLSIVRSIVESHGGQVEVASRVNVGTTFRVYLPT
- a CDS encoding DUF3618 domain-containing protein; amino-acid sequence: MTNDVAALEREIEQTRERLADTLDQLLYRAHPKTIVSREVTTLKSHFVDLDTGAPRTDNILKAAAGVAGFVVLFAVIRKIARD
- a CDS encoding ATP-binding cassette domain-containing protein; translated protein: MSIEFRGLTKSFGGVQAVQDLSFDVAPGRVTGFLGPNGSGKTTTLRMLLGLVTPDAGTALVGGRAYADHPHPGRVVGASLEASFHPGRTARAHLRTLSPHVGVGDARVDEVLAQVGLSAAAERKVGGFSLGMRQRLALATTLLADPGVLVLDEPANGLDPAGIIWLRDLLRFLASEGRTVLVSSHVLAEVQATVDDVVVIAEGRLVHASSLAEMVHLADSHVRLAGPDLAALASAAQQHGWSVDRHGDHLRVRGARAAEVGSAAFAAGQVVHELTDVGANLEETFLELVARGAAGTAGAEVAA
- a CDS encoding ABC transporter permease produces the protein MSAWKASLTSELRKSTSTSLWWILAGGAFLYLGFMGALMGFAASVPVEEGGLGGDAMDPVALVKSVYSLPAAMGYVFPLVLGALAITGEIRHRTLTSSLVADPSRTRLLVSKVVVQGGFGALIGACSVVGVALGAVLAFAATGTDPLLGSAEVWQTFGLTVLALWLWGMVGVGFGALVTNQVASIVMILAFTQLIEPILRLALAAGGDVTSAISLYLPGAAAEALVGASIYTAIGAADLLPQWAGGLVLLAYAALFALLGRVTTLRRDLT
- a CDS encoding Ig-like domain-containing protein, with amino-acid sequence MGVEAIGFTQVREDDGVTGSAVEVAPFGKAGDPCAELEAVRAGGVLDVADEVAPGADLTVGLAGNRAGEAVTVTVDGFEPTTVVADGTGVASATVAVPADAERGEVAVSAVAAGTRRTAEAVVNVRDASTTTLAVNPTTPKLGQKVTLTATVAGGDTAGTVEFLDGKKSLGTAAVASGQATLTVKGFKAGAHSLVAKFGGSAVTSASQSIPVEFVLGKGVTATKVAGPKKVGKGKKYVIRVAVTGAAGEEKLTGKVKVVVKGAKKATRTVTVKANGTATLTFVAPNRKGKLRIVATYVGAGSYKASTSTVKVVNVR